The genomic region TGCGCCGCTCCCACACGGCCTTTGTCGACGACATCTTAAGCGGCGGGGTCGTGCATACGATGATCCCGGAGGTGGAGTCGGTGGAGTTTGAGTACTGGGATCCGGGACCTGTGGAGATCGGCACCGCGCGCGAAGTCGCCCAGGGGCGTTGGGTGAGCGAGTGGGATACGACCCGTCGCGATCACGCCGGGCGGCTTCCCACCCGGGTGCGCATCACGCTGACGATGCCGCCGGTGGGCCCGCGGGGGCAGCCCGAGGTGTTCACCACCCAGGTCACCCTGGGGATGACCGAGCTGCTGGAGTACTGAGATGCTACGAGCGATCGCGACCCTAACCCGAGAGCTGCTCGATGTGCTCGACCGTCCGGTGGCCTCGCCACTGGAGGGGCGTCCGCGTGGGGTGGCGCTGATGGTGGTGCTGATCACGCTGGCGATCTTGTCGACGGCGGTGGTGGAGTTTGCCTACAGCGCGCGTGTGAACACGGCGATGGCGACCAATGAGCGCGACAAGCTCAAGAGCTACTACCTGGCCAAGAGCGGGATGAACCTCTCGCGGCTTTTGCTCAGCTTTCAGTACGCGCTGCAGGATGAGTCCCGTCAGACCGACGATGAGATGGGACAGATGATCGGGCGGGCGATGCGCCGCAGCAACTTCCAGCTCTACCAGTATATGGACATCTTGCTGGGGCCCTTTAACTCGGGGCGAGTGGAGATTCCGCTGGCGAGCATCGACTTGAGCGCGATGGGGGTGAACGGTTTTGGGGAGTTCACCGGCAACTTCGATGTGGAGGTGACCCCGGAGGAGGGGCGCATCGACATCAACAGCTTTGCCGACGAGGAGGTCGACGAGGGCGACCTGATGCTCTTGTGCGCGATGATGCTCGATACGCGCTACGACTCGATCTTTGAGGTCAAAGACGAGAATGGCGAGACGATGGACCGCGCCCGGGTGATGGGCCGGTTGATCGACTTTGTGGATCTGGATGAGGAGCAGATCTCGCTTGGCGATGACTGCACCATTGAGGGGAGCGGCGGCGATGAGCAGCGCCCCTACGATCGGGATGACTCGGAGATCGAGCCCCGCAACGCCCGGCTCACCCACGTCGAGGAGATGTACCGGATCATGGGGGTCAGTGAGACTTTTATGGAGGTCTTTGGCGAAGCGTTCACCGTATACGGCGTGAACCGGCCCAACCCCAATGTGGCGAGTTTTCCGGTCTTTTACGCAATCCTCTGCCAGAACCTGGAGTTGGAGGGCGTTGACAGCCAGGGCCAGGGGCTCGGCAGCCTCTGTGCCAACAACCCCACGGTGAGCCAGCAGGTGATGTACTTTGCGATGGCGCTCGACGGGGTGCGGGCCTTCTTTGAGAACCCGCTCTCGATGTTCATGGCCTATGTGGGCTCCAGTGAGAGTCGGCTTTTGCCCTCCGCCGAGGTGGGTCAGCCGGTGGCGTACCTGCGGGTGAGCCAGCTTCCGGAGTACATCGACGATTTTAAAGAAAACCCCCAGATCATGGCGCAGTTCATCAGCTACTCGCCGACCTACCAGCTGATGGTGATGGAGAACCCGCAGCTGGCCATTGAGCCGCTGGCGCCGGCGTTTCCGGCATGGCTGGTTTCGTTTAATCGGCAGGGGTTGATGCGCTCGATCTCGACGAACCAGTCGACGATCTACCGGATCACGAGCACCGGGACCTACGGTAGCTCGAAGGCGGAGATCGAGGCGGTGGTCGACTTTGGCAAAACCCAGCGGCGCACCCCGGATGAGCGACTTCTGGAGGAGCAGGAAGACGATAGCGAGGAGGTCAGCGAGCTGCGCACGGCGCTCAGAGAACAGCGCGAAGAGATGGCGCGCGGACGCGTGTTGTACTGGAGGTTGCGATAGTGCACTTAGAAGCGCCGCAGTGATGCGCGGCGCTTGATGCGAGGCCGGCCGGATGCCGGTGAGCGCAGACAACCCGACGGCTTTAAGGCTGCCCGGGATTGAGACTTAAGACGGTGAAACGAGGCCGTGGCGCGAGAGGCGCGGCGGCTTTCGGGAGATGCATAGATGGCGAATCGAATTGTAGGACTGGATATTGGGGCGTGGGCGATCAAGGCGGTCGCTCTGGATACGCTTCAGCGTCCGGTGGAGATTGTGGGCTATGCCGAGGTGCGGCTGGCGGAGCTCGCCACGCTCGCCAGGGCCCCGGAGCCGGTGGAAGAGACGGCGCTGGAGGAGGTTGAGGCGTCCGGCGACGACGCCGACGCGGCCGGGGATGCCGGCGCGGAAGGGGGCGATGAGGCGGCAGACGGTGGCGACTTTGAAGAGGCGCCTGAGTCGGCGGAGGTCGAGGAGCAGGTGGTGCGCGAGCCCTGGGTGCGGGGCATCGAGCAGCTTGTGGAGCAGGGCTTCTTCGAGGGGGTGAGCCGCGTTGTGGCGACGATGCCCAATGGCGAGGCAATGACCTTGCGGCTGGGCGTGCCCTTTGAAGGCAAGGCGCAGGTGGCGTCTGTGCTGCCGCACCTCTTGATGGGCAGCCTGCCGATGCCTTTGCAGCGGGTCACCTACGACTTTGAGGTGATGCCGGGGCGCGGCGAGGAGCCCTTTGATGCGCTGGTGGGCTTTGTGGAGAGCGAGCGCCTGGCGGGGCTGCTGGGCTCGATGCAGGCCGTGGGGGTGGACCCGGCGGTGGTGGGCATCTCGGAGCTCGCGCTGCGTCAGGCGGCCGAGCGCGCGATGATGCTGCAGAGCGAGAGCTTTGCGGTGATCGACTTTGGCCACGCCCACACTCGTCTTTTGATTCAGGATGGCGAGCGCACGGTGGTGGCGCGCTCGATCAAGCAGGGCGGTCAGGCGCTGAGTGAGGTGCTCGCTGAGAGCTTTAATTTGAGCCTGGAGGATGCCGACCGGCTTAAAGTTCAGCGGGCGCGCCTGGACGTGGAGAGCGACGCGGCCGACCCGGCGGTGGCGCGCGTGGGGCAGGTGGCAAAAGAGGTGCTCGGGCCGCTGGTGCGCGATCTTCGTCGCACCTTTCAGTCGGCCTATGCGCGCGACCGGGTGCAGGTGGAGACGATCTTTATCTGCGGCGGTGCCAGCCGTCTGCAGGGGCTTAAACCCCACCTGGAGCGGGAGTTTGGCGTGGCGGTGGTGCCGCTGAGCGTGGAGCTCACGGTGGCCGATGAAGCGGCAGTGAGCTTTGGCGCGCGCCAGCCCGAGGCGATGGTGGCGCTGGGTGCCGCCTTGCTGAGCGTGCGCGAGAAGGGGCAGGCCGATCCGGTCAACCTGCGCCAGGGGCCTTTTGAGTTTCGCGGAAAGTCGAGCTACGTGCGGGCACAGCTTGTGCGCCTGGGCATCGCCGCCGCGGCGCTGGTGGTGTTGGGGCTGGGCGTGCTCCTGATGCAGCGCCTCGACCAGAGCGCGCAGCTCGAAGCGATGAAAGAAGCCACCGCCGAGCAGACGCAGGCCCTCTTCGGGGAGCGTTTGACCTCGCCAGCCGCCATCCGCGCTCGTCTGGGCGGTGCGGCCGGCCCGGAGCGGGGCTTTGTGCCCTTAAAGAGCGCCTACGAGCTGCTCAGCCTTGTGACCGAGGGCACCGCCGATGTGGAGGAGCTCAAGCTCGATCGCATCGACATTGATACCGACCGCAAGCTCATTCAGATGGTCGGCGTGACCGACTCGCCACAGTCGGTTGACCAGATCGCCGCCTCGCTGGAGCGTGAGGAGTGTTTGAGCGACGCGCGCAAAGAGAAGGTGACGGTGCAGGGCGATAACCGCGTCCAGTTTGAGATTCACGTGACCAGCGACTGCTCGTAAGGGCCAGGGAAGATCGATGAGTGAAGAAGGTAAAGACGGCCAGAAGAAGAGTCTGGCCGAGACGATCGCCGGGCTCTCCGAGCGCGAACGTAAGCTCTTGATGCTGATGTTTGCGACCTTTGCGGTGCTGGGGATCTTTGTGACGGTGATGCTGGTGCAGCGCTCCCTGGACACGATCGAGTCTGAGACCCAGACCTACGAAGATGTGCTCAACCTGCTGGCAACCGCCGGGCCGGATTATCTGGCCCAGGAGGCCGGCGGGGCTGTGGATCCGCGGGTGGAGCGTTTTAGCGAAGAGGTGCTCGATAACAACACCGTGCAGCTCACAAGCCTTGTTGCTACGCACGCCACCGCGGCCAACATCTCGGTGTCGAGCTACGATGAGGATCAGAGCCCGATCGGCAGCTCGCGGGGCGATGACGGGGGACCGATCATCGTGGAGCGGCTCTTGAGGGTGGATATTCGTCGCGCCGAGATGAACGCGCTGGTCGACCTGCTCGACCGCATTGAGAAGAGCGATGATCCGGTGATCATCAAGCGCATCGACGTGCGCTCGGTGGGCGGAGAGGGGCAGGTTCGTGCGCAGCTGGTGGTCTCGACCTACCAGCGCCGTGCCCAGGAGGAGAGCTGATGCGAGAGCGACTGTCCGAGTTGTGGGAGCGCCCGTCCTTCCGCGTGTTGGCCTATGTGGTGTTTGCGGTGGCGATGTTTGGCATCTTCCTGGTGCTGACGTTTCCGGAGCGGCGCGTGCGCCAGATTGTGACGGTGCAGCTGGAGAAGGCGCTGGGCCATCAGTACGACGTCTCGATCACGGAGCTGGGCCTGTGGCGATTGACCGGCGCGCAGCTGGAAGGCGTGCAGCTCAAAGAGCGGGTGCCGGCCTCCGAGCTCATCGGGGCGGAAGGGGGGCTTGCGCAGCAGATCTATGTGGAGCGGATCTCGGCGCGATTTGCGCCCCTGGGAAGCCTGCTGCGCCGCGGTGCGACGGTGAACTACCAGGTGGATATCGGCGGTGGGGTGCTTAGCGGCAGCTACACCCATGGCAGTGAGCGGCGCCTTGTGAGCGTGCATAGCGACGATCTGGATCTTCGTCAGTCGACGCTGATCGCGTCATTTCTGGGGATCCCGGTCTTCGGGCAGCTCGACACCGATGTGGAGCTCGAGCTGCACCCGACGCGTCCGCTTCTGACCGGCGGGGAGATCGCGCTGACCGGGCGCCAGTTTACCGTGGGGCCGACGGTGCTGCGCACCGAGAGCCTGCCGGTGGACCTGGAGGTGCCGATGACCAACTTTGGCAACATCGTGGTGCGCGCGCATGTGGAGAGCCCCGAGGGCGGTGGCACGCCGCGTCTTGTGATCGACGCGTTTGAGACGCGCGGCCGCGACATTAACACCGAGTTCTGGGGGCATGTGGATCTGGGCGCGCAGATGGGCAACAGCCGCCCGCGCCTGGAGATGCGCCTGCAGGTCAATGAGGAGTACGTCACGGCCAACAGCCTGGGCGTGGTCTTCAACATGACGGAGTTCCGTAACGGGCGTCATCAGGACTGGTACGGCTTTACGCTGGGCGGCACGTTTAACGACATCGCGTTTCGGGGGGCGGCGACCGCCGCGCGGGGGCCGAGTGAGGCGGCGGAGCCCGCCGATGATGGCGAGGCCGAGGCCGACGAAGACGAGGGCTGATGCGGCGATGGCGCTCCGGGGTGTGAGGGAATTCGCACCCGGAGCGCGGCGTTGCTCGCCAGGTACCACCCGCGGCGTGTGAAGGCGCGACGTGCGCGGTGACATACTCCCCCACACCCTGATTGTCCCCCACGAAGTAGGTGTTATGGAGCAGTCCGCATCCTCGGGCTTGAAGCTGCCCCTGATTCGTCGTGACCAGAAAGAGATCGCGGTCAACGGCGCCCGTGAACACAACCTCAAAAACCTCGACCTGACGCTTCCCAAGCGCAAGCTGGTGGTGTTCACCGGCCCCAGCGGCTCGGGTAAGTCGTCGATGGCCTTTGATACCCTCTATGCCGAGGGCAGGCGACGTTATGTCGAGAGTCTGTCGACCTACGCGCGGCAGTTTCTGGGGCAGATCGAGAAGCCGGATTTTGATCAGATCACGGGGTTGAGCCCGACGATCTCGATCGAGCAGAAGACCACCGGCAGCAACCCCCGCTCGACCGTGGGCACCATCACCGAGGTGCACGATCACCTGCGCGTGCTCTGGGCTCGCCTCGGTGAGCAGCGCTGCCATAGGTGCGATGAGCCGGTGAGCGCGATGAGCGCGCAGGCGATCGCCGCCCAGCTCATCGAGCTTCCGCGGGGCACGAAGTTCATGCTGCTCGCGCCCCTGGTGCGCAACCGTAAGGGGGAGTACCGCGAGCTTTTTGATGCGCTGCGCAAGCAGGGCTTTGTGCGGGTGCGCGTCGACGGGGAGTTTGTGGAGCTCGACGGGCTGGAGAAGCTCAAGAAGAGCTACCGCCACGATATCGACGTGGTGGTCGACCGGCTCATCGCCAAGCCCGAGGCGGCCTCGCGCATTCAGGAGAGCGTGGACCGGGCGGTGCATGTCGGCGAGGGCAAGTGCCTGGCGCTGGCGCCGGAGGGGCAGGAGATCGAGTGGAAGGAGCGGCTCTTTAGCACCGAGCGCAGCTGCTCGAGCTGCGGGACGGCGTTTCCGGAGCTGACCCACCAGAGCTTTTCGTTCAACAGCCCGCTGGGGATGTGTCGCGGGTGCCAGGGCATCGGGTCGACGCCCCAGGTCGATCGCGGGTTGCTGGTGATCGACGACACCAAAAGCCTCTCAGAAGGGGTGATCGAGGCGATCGGTCCCGAGCCTGTGCCTGGCGGGCGCAAGTGGCGCTGGCATGCGGAGGTGGCCGACTTCTGGTTCGATCTGGCGGTGATCGCCAGAGCCCGAAAGATCGATCTGGCGAAGCCCTGGGCAAAGCTCAGTGGGGCGCAGCGCGCTGTGGTGCTCGAGGGGCCCGGGGAGGGGGCAAAAGGCTTTAAGGGGGTGGTGGGCTTTGTGGAGCACGCCTTTGAGCATGCGTCGAGCAAGGGGGCGCGCGACTTCTTTGGCGAGTTTATGGGGGAGCAGACCTGCCCGACGTGTCAGGGGCGCAGGCTGCGTCCGGAGAGTCGGGCAGTGTTTTTCCGCGGGGAGTCGCTGGCGGAGATCAACGAGCTGGATATCGACCAGGCGCGCGCGTTTTTTGAGGGGATTGAGCTCAAAGATCGCGAGGCGTTGATCGCCGAGGAGCTTCTTGGCGAGATTCGCCGCCGGTTGCGATTTTTGCAGGACGTGGGGCTCTCGTACCTGACGCTCAACCGCCCGGCGGGGAGTCTGTCGGGGGGGGAGAGCCAGCGCATTCGCCTGGCGAGCCAGCTGGGCAGTGAGCTCAGCGGGGTGCTCTACGTGCTTGATGAGCCGAGCATCGGGTTGCATCAGCGCGACCATAACCGGCTGCTGAGCACGCTGGAGGAGCTTCGGGACGCGGGCAACTCCGTGATCGTGGTCGAGCACGACCGCGAGACGATGGAGCGGGCCGACCTTGTAGTGGATTTTGGGCCGGGGGCCGGTCGCCTGGGTGGCGAGATCGTGGCGGTGGGAACCCCGGAGGAGATCCGCCAGACCGAGGGCAGTGTGACTGGCGATTACCTCTCGGGTCGCAAAAAGCTCGGGTGGCCCGAACGGCGTCGGGAGCCCGGTGAGGGCATCTGGATTCGCGGGGCGAGGGAGAACAACCTCAAGGGTGTGGACGTGCACATCCCTTCGCGCGCGTTTGTGTGTGTGACGGGGGTGTCGGGGGCGGGCAAGAGCACGCTGGTCAACGACATCCTCTTTCCGGCGATTGCACGAAAGGTGTATTTCAAGCACCGCTCGGTGGGGGAGCACGAGAGCATCGAGGGGTTGGATCGCTACGATAAGGTCATCGAGATCGACCAGAGCCCGATCGGGCGTACGCCGCGCAGCAATCCGGCGACTTACACCAAGGTCTTTGATCATATCCGCGGCTTCTTTGCGGAGCTGCCCGAGTCGAAGATGTACGGCTTTGAGGCCGGGCGTTTTTCGTTCAACGTCACCGGCGGGCGCTGTGAGGCGTGTTCGGGGGCGGGTGTGAACCGGGTGGAGATGAGTTTTCTGGCGGATGTGTACGTGCCCTGCAACCTGTGTCTGGGCAAACGTTTTAACGCCTCGACCCTGCGCGTGCGCTACCGAGGGAACTCGATTGCCGATGTGCTGGAGATGACGATCGCCGAGGCCGCCGAGCTCTTTGAGGCCCACCCCAAGATCCGCCGCATTCTGCAGACGCTGCTCGATGTGGGGCTCGATTATATGAAGCTCGGCCAGGCCTCACCGACCCTCTCGGGCGGCGAAGCGCAGCGGGTGAAGTTGAGCCGGGAGCTCGCCAAGATCGCCACCGGCGACACCCTCTACATTCTCGATGAGCCGAGCACGGGGCTGCATTTTGAGGATATTCGCAAGCTGCTCAAGGTCGTCGATCAGCTCGTCGATGCCGGCAACACCGTGGTGATGATCGAGCATAATACCGACATCATCGCGTACGCCGACCACGTGATTGATGTGGGCCCCGAGGGCGGTGTCGATGGCGGACAGATCGTGGCTCAGGGCACCCCGGAGGAGGTCGCGAAGGTCAAAGGCTCGTACACGGGCAAGTTCCTGGCGGAGCTTTTTGATGAGGCGGCGCGCTGATCTTTTTGGTTCGGGTATTTCAATGAAGTCAAAGGGTTATGGTGGTTCGGTGAACCCCGAGGTCGAGGTCTTTGAGACGGCGGACGGCTCAATGACCCTGGTGGATGTGGCGCGCGGGGTGCATTACCGCTCGCGCCACGGGGCGGTGCAGGAGTCGCGGCACGTCTTTGTGGAGGGGAGCGGCCTTGTCGGCCGCACGGGCACCTGGCGAGTGTTGGAGCTGGGCTTTGGCGCAGCGGTGAACCTTGTGGAGACGGTGCGGGCGTTTCGGGAACGCGAGGCGGCCACGCGCCTTGTGTACCATACGGTGGACTGGCGTCCGGTGGGGCCTGAGGCGCTCACGTTTCATGATGGCGAGGGCGGGGAGCTTGCCCGGGCGGTGGCATTGAAGACGCAGGGGAGCGCTGGCGAGGCGGCGCGGGTGGTTTCTGATGATGGGCGCATTGAGGTGGTGCTGCACGCGATGGCCTGGGAGGAGGTGGTGCTGGAGCCTGGCGAGCAGGTCGACGCGATCTACCACGATCCTTTTGCCAAAGAGGTGAACCCACAAGCCTGGACCCCAACGTGTTTTGCGTGGTCGCGGGCCTGGGCTGCGCCGCACGCGCGGCTAACGACCTATTCGGCGGCCACGGCGGTGCGTAAGGCGATGGAAGAGGCCGGCTGGGTGGTCTGGCGGGCGAAGGGGCCGGGACGAAAACGGGAGATGACCGTGGCGACGCTGCAGGATGCTGCGGTGGAGCTGCCGGGCTTAAAACGCTGGGGGCAGGGGTGAGCCAGGTCGACGAACTCGGGTTGAATGACGCGATCGCGGTGGTGGGCGCGGGCATTGCGGGGCTTTCGCTGGTCGATGCGCTGCTGGAACGGGGGATGCGGCCCTCGGAGTTGATCGTGATCGATGCGGGCGATCCGCATCGGGGCTCCAACGCGCCGGCCACCGTGTTGCACCCTTTTGCCGGGCGCACGATGGCGCCTGGCGAGGAGCACTGGCGGGCGTTTTTAAAGAGCTGGGAGACGCTAAAGCGCTGGTGTGCGCGCGAGGATGAGCCGCTGTGGCGGCCCGCGCCGATGATGCGGTTGATGGAGGGCGATAAGCTCAGCGCGAAGCTCGAAGAGAGCTGGGAGGAGGGGCGCGCGCGCTATCCCGAGGTCGTAAAGAGCCGGCGGGTGGAGGGCGATGAGAGTGTGCGGCTTTTGCCGAGTTGGCAGGGCGCTCCGGCGCTTGTGTATGAGCCGGCCGCGGCGGTGGATTTGCCCGGGCTGTGTGCGGCGCTTTTAAAGCGTGCGAAAGAGCGGGGCGTGCGGGTGGTGCAGGGGGAGGTTGCGGATCTTCGGGGAGGTGAGGAGGGCTGGGTCATCGGCTTTGCAGGCGGAGCGCCGGCGCTGCGGGTTGCCCGGGTGGTGCTCGCCACCGGTGCGGCGCTCGGCGCGCTGCTCGGGGAGGCCGATCTGCGGGAGCGTCCCGGTGAGGTGGGGGTGTGGGAGGCGACCGGGCCGCTGGAAGATCTCAACGTGATGATCAACAGCGCCGCCAACCTCTTCGAGCGCCCCGATGGGCGCGTGGGGGTGGGCTCGACCTACCTCAAACGCGAGGGCTGGCGAGAGCGCGAGGACGCCGAGGCCGATCGGGAGCTTCGCGAGAAGATGGCCGCCGCACTCGGTGGGGCCGACCCGGGCACTGCCCTTGAGATATGGCGCGGGGTGCGGGGCATCTACGGCAGCGACCACCGCCCGCTGGTGGGGCCGGTGGCTGGCGAGCGCGAGCTTTTTGTGATGGCCGGCTTTGGCTCCAAGGGGCTGACCTGGGCGCCGGCGATGGGGCAGGTGCTGGCGGCGCATCTTCTGGAGGGGGCGGCGATCTGGGATGTGGTCGACGCCAGGCGCGCGCGGCGTATGCGCCTACGTGCGTAAGTTCAAAGCCAGCCTCACCCCCCCAACCTCCACCTTGCGCGGGCTCTTCTCGCTGCGTTAAGCTCGCCGCGATTGGCCTACCAGCATGCAGCGTCGGGGTTTTGGTGCCTGGCGAGGCAGACACTGTGGCGCGCGGACGCGGCGCCCGAACTTCGGGAGCATTATGAGCGGTGAAGAGACGCTAACGCTGAGCGATATCCTCGACGACCTGGTGCTCGTGATGGGGACCGTCGCCGAGCAGCTCGCGCTGAACGGGAGCGCAAGCTACGACGCGATCTCCGGGGAGGTGGGGCGAAGTTTAAGCCTGCACCTTCTGAGTTATGTGCGCTTTCTGGAGCAGAGCGGGCGGATGACCTACGACCGCATCAGCGACCAGCTGCGGGTGACCGCCACTGGCGACGCCGCTCTGGATGCGCCGGCGACGATGCGCGCGGAGGCCGCCGCGGCGTTTGGCGAGCATATCAGCGAGGAGGAGGCCGAGTCGGAGAGCGTGGGGCGAGATACGCTCGGGGGCGATGATGAGGTCGCCGACGTGTTTGCCGATGTGTTTAATGAGGTGGATGAGGCGTTTTCAGCGTCCGAGCCTGCTGAAGAACCCGCGCCCAAGGCGGTTACGCCCGCGTATGAGCCCCAACCTGAGAGCAGCTTTGAGGCGGCCCCGGCCGCCAGCGAACCCAACATGAGCACGACGACCAGCGAATACGGTGGAGGATCAGTGAGTCAGGCCTACGAACGACACGAAGAGCTGGGTAGCGGTGGTATTGGCACGGTGTATCGCGGCGAACAGGTGCGCCTGAAGCGGCCGGTGGCGATTAAGGAGGTCCGCGAGATCTTCAATGTGTTTGCCGGCGTGCAGCGCGGCGACATCCTGCGCCGCTTTGAGCAGATCGTGCAGACGCAGGCCTCGCTTATGCACCCCAATATCGTGCAGATCGTCGATGTGGTCACCGATGGGGAGTACCCCTTCGTGGTCATGCAGCTTGCGCCCGGCGGCAACCTTCGCCGGCTTATTGAGGTCGACGAGCGCCCGCCGCTGGCCGTGGCGCTCAAATACTTTTTGCAGATTCTGCACGCGCTCAATGCTGCCCACGATCAAGGGGTGGTGCACGGCTCGCTTAAGCCCGAAAACGTGGTGCTCGACCACAGCGGCAACGCGCTTCTGACCGACTTCGGCATCAGCCGGGTTGTGGAGCGCGAGGGCGGCCGTGGCAACCAGGTTTATGTGGGCGTGGGCACCGTGGCGTACATGAGCCCGGAGCAGTTCCAGGACCCGAACCTGGCGACGGTGCGCAGCGACATCTACTCGCTGGGCATCATGTTCTACGAGATGCTCACTGGCAAAGTGCCCGGGCGCCGCTCTCCGATGCCTTCGAGCTTCTTCCCGGACATCCCGCGCGCGCTCGACGATATTTTCGATCATATGTCGATGGACCGCGAAGAAGACCGCTACGAGCGCGTCGATCAGATCATCGCGGATCTCTATGCGGCGGAAGATGTGATGTCGATTCTCGACAAGCGCAGCGGGGTGCTCTTTTTGCGCGACCCGCTCAAGTACGGAGAAGTCGGCATTGAGGGCGTGGCCGCGCAGCCTGCGGTCGAAGCGCCCGCAGCCATGTCGATGGGCGGTGGGCTGAGCGAGGCGATCAGCGACGCGATCGACGAGGAGGTCGTGGGGCTCTCGGAGGACTCTTCGAGCGTGGGTGAGGAAGATTCCAGCGTGTCGGAGGAGTTTGAGATCCCCGAGGATGAGGCCGACTCCGAGGTGGAGGAGGTTGCCGCCGAGGGCGATGACGATGTGCTCGGCAAGCTCGATAAATACGGCGCGCTCTTTGAGGAGGACTGATGACTGCACCCAGACTGCTGGACTTTGAGGGGACCTTTCCGCGGCTGGACTCCGGGGTATTTGTGGCAGCCGGGGCCAAAGTCATCGGGGAGGTGCAAGTGGGGGCGGATTCCAGCGTCTGGTACAACGCGGTGGTGCGCGGAGACGTCTGCCCGATCACGATCGGGGAGCGCACCAACATTCAGGACCTCTCGATGGTGCACGTGACCAGCGGGCAGTTCCCCACCGTCATCGGCGATGACGTGACGGTGGGGCACCGCGCGATCGTGCATGGCT from Lujinxingia vulgaris harbors:
- a CDS encoding serine/threonine-protein kinase; translated protein: MSGEETLTLSDILDDLVLVMGTVAEQLALNGSASYDAISGEVGRSLSLHLLSYVRFLEQSGRMTYDRISDQLRVTATGDAALDAPATMRAEAAAAFGEHISEEEAESESVGRDTLGGDDEVADVFADVFNEVDEAFSASEPAEEPAPKAVTPAYEPQPESSFEAAPAASEPNMSTTTSEYGGGSVSQAYERHEELGSGGIGTVYRGEQVRLKRPVAIKEVREIFNVFAGVQRGDILRRFEQIVQTQASLMHPNIVQIVDVVTDGEYPFVVMQLAPGGNLRRLIEVDERPPLAVALKYFLQILHALNAAHDQGVVHGSLKPENVVLDHSGNALLTDFGISRVVEREGGRGNQVYVGVGTVAYMSPEQFQDPNLATVRSDIYSLGIMFYEMLTGKVPGRRSPMPSSFFPDIPRALDDIFDHMSMDREEDRYERVDQIIADLYAAEDVMSILDKRSGVLFLRDPLKYGEVGIEGVAAQPAVEAPAAMSMGGGLSEAISDAIDEEVVGLSEDSSSVGEEDSSVSEEFEIPEDEADSEVEEVAAEGDDDVLGKLDKYGALFEED